The DNA window CAGCAGGGTTCCATCTGGCCTCACGTCGAGGAGAAGATGGTCGACCTGATTCTCGAGCACAAGTCGTGCATCGTGTTCGCCAATTCCAGGCGGCTCGCCGAGCGGCTGACCGCACGCCTCAACGAGGTGCACTCCGAGCGACTCGGCGAGGGAGTCGAGACTGTCCACGGCCCGCCGTCCCAACTCGGCGGTTCGAGTGAGGTCGGTCACGGTGCCGATCCGTTGCTCGCCCGCGCCCACCACGGAAGTGTCAGCAAGGACCAACGCGCACTCATCGAAGACGACCTCAAAACCGGTCGCCTTCGGTGCGTGGTCGCGACAAGTAGCTTGGAACTCGGAATCGACATGGGAGCAGTCGATCTCGTGGTCCAGGTCGAAGCACCGCCCTCGGTCGCGAGTGGATTGCAGCGCGTCGGGCGCGCCGGACACCAGGTCGGTGAGATCTCCAAGGGCGTGCTGTTTCCGAAGCACCGGACCGACCTGATCCACTGCGCCGTCACCGTCGAACGCATGACGGCGGGCAAGATCGAATCACTGTTCGTGCCGGCGAACCCGCTCGATATCTTGGCCCAACAGACCGTCGCCGCCTGTGCTCTCGAACCGATCGATGTGCACGATTGGTTCGATGCGGTACGCCGCACCGGCAGCTTCGCCACTCTGCCCCGGTCGGCCTACGAGTCGACCCTGGACCTCTTGGCCGGCAGGTATCCATCCGACGAGTTCGCCGAGCTGAGGCCGAGGTTGGTCTGGGACCGCGACGCCAACACCCTGACCGGCCGCCCAGGAGCACAGCGCCTCGCCGTCACGTCCGGTGGCTCCATCCCCGACCGCGGCCTGTTCACCGTGTACATGGTCGGCGAAAAGGCTTCTCGTGTAGGCGAACTGGACGAGGAGATGGTCTACGAGTCCCGAGTTGGCGATGTGTTCGCGCTCGGCGCCACCAGCTGGCGGATCGAGGAGATCACCCACGATCGGGTTCTCGTGAGCCCGGCCTACGGTCAACCTGGTCGGCTGCCGTTCTGGCACGGTGACGGACTCGGTAGACCCGCTGAGCTAGGGCGCGCGCTCGGCGAGTTTCTGCGCAGCACAAGCGAGCGCGAACCGCTGGCGCAGCGGTTGTCCGGCGACGGACTCGACCCGAATGCCGTCGCCAACCTGATCGCGCTCCTCGACGAACAGAACACGGCCACCGGACAACTTCCCACCGATCGCACCATGATCGTCGAACGGTTTCGGGACGAGCTCGGTGACTGGCGTCTGGTGCTCCACTCGACCTACGGCCAACAGGTGCATGCTCCGTGGGCGCTTGCCATCGGCGCGCGGTTGATCGAGAGATACGGCATCGATGCCGCTCCTACCGCATCCGACGACGGAATCATCGTGCGCCTTCCGGACACCGAGGACCACCCACCCGGCGCCGATCTGTTCGTCTTCGACAAAGACGAGATAGCCGACATCGTCACCGAGCAGGTCGGCGGATCCGCCTTGTTTGCATCGCGCTTCCGCGAGTGCGCTGCCCGCGCACTGCTTCTCCCCCGCCGCAATCCGGGAAAACGAGCCCCGCTGTGGCAGCAACGGCAACGGGCTGCCCAACTGCTCGACGTGGCGCGCAAGTACCCCACCTTCCCTATCCTCCTCGAGACCGTCCGTGAGTGCCTGCAGGACGTGTACGACCTGCCCGCCCTGGAAGAAATCCTGGCGCAGATCGGTCGACGGCAGATTCGAATCGTCGAGGTCGAGACCGCATCTCCGTCACCGTTCGCCAACTCGTTGGTTTTCAGCTACGTCGGAGCATTCATGTACGAGGGCGACAGCCCTCTCGCCGAACGCCGCGTACAAGCGCTCTCACTCGATTCGACATTGCTGGCCGAGCTGCTCGGACGAGTAGAGCTGCGCGAACTCCTGGACCAGTCCGTCATCGAGATCACCGAGTCGGAGCTACAACGGCTTGCGCCCGACCGACGCGCGAAAGACATCGAAGGCGTCGCCGATCTGCTCCGCATGCTCGGGCCGTTGACGGTGGACGAAGTGGCAGCGCGCACCAACGGTGACGAGTCTCAGCTGTGGTTGACCGAATTGGCTTCTGCTCGTAGAGCTTTGGAGGTCAGTTTCGCCGGTCACACCTGGTGGGCTGCAATCGAGGATGCCAGCCGACTCCGGGATGCGCTCGGCGTCCCGCTGCCGATCGGCACCCCGGCGGCGTTCATCGAACCGGTCGACGATCCCCTGACCGATCTGGTCAGTCGCTTCGCTCGCACTCACGGACCGTTCGCGGTGACCGATCTTGCCACCCGATTCGGGTTGGGGACGGCGGTAGCCAAGAGTGCGTTGGCCGCGCTCGGGGCCGACAAACGCGTCGTCGAGGGCGAGTTCCGACCGGAGAAGACCGGAAGCGAGTGGTGCGACGCGGAAGTCTTGCGTCGAATTCGTCGTAGGTCACTTGCTGCGGCCAGGCAGGAAATCGAACCCGTCGCCACCTCCACCCTCGGACGTTTTCTGCCCGCGTGGCAGCACGTCGACAGTCGACAGCTCAGCGGAATAGACGGAGTGGCGACGATCGTCGAACAGCTGTCCGGAGTGCCGATTCCAGCCTCCGCGTGGGAACCGCTCGTGCTCGCGTCGAGGGTTCGCGACTACTCCCCCGCAATGCTCGACGAGCTCACGTCCACCGGCGAGGTGATGTGGTCCGGCCACGGATCTATCACCTCGAAGGACGGGTGGGTGTGCCTGCACATGGCGGACACGGCCCCGCTGACACTTGCTCCCCCCGCCGAGTCCGATCTGTCGGAGCTGCAGCTGCGGGTGCTCGACGCTGTCTCTACAGGCGGTGCCTACTTCTTTCGCCAGCTGGCCGATACCGTCGGCAGCACCGACGACGAAAGCTTGCACGCCGCACTGTGGGAGCTCGTCTGGGCAGGCCGACTCAGCAACGATACATTCGCACCGTTGCGCGCTCTGCTCAACGCGACGACGAGATCGGCGCCGAGCCATCGCGCACCCCGTAGAACGCCTCGGTTGAGGTCGTACCGCAGGCTCGAGCGTCCAACTCTGCCCACCCGCACCGGGCCGCCGACGGCAGGCGGACGGTGGTCTCGTTTGCCCGAGCTCGAACCCGACGCCACCGTTCGTGCCCACGCCACCGCCGATGTTCTTCTCGAACGCTACGGCGTGGTGACTCGTGGGTCTGTCATGAACGAGGGTGTGCCAGGTGGATTCGCAACGATGTACAAGGTGCTCACCACGTTCGAGGATTCCGGTCGTAGCAGGCGCGGGTACTTCGTCGACTCGCTCGGCGGCGCACAGTTCTCGACATCCGAGGTGGTCGACCGCCTTCGAACCTACGAGGAACGGGAGAAGACGGGTGCCGTCGTGCTCGCGGCCTGCGACCCCGCGAACCCCTACGGCGCGGCGTTGACGTGGCCCAAACGAGTGTCGGACGAAGAGATCAAACACAGGCCCGGCCGAAAGGCGGGCGCACTGGTCGTACTGCACGAGGGCGAACTCGCGATGTACGTGGAACGAGGAGGCAAAACCGTCCTCACATTTTCCGATGACGACGCCGTAACGGCAACGGCTGCACGCGCGCTCGCTGCGACAGTCAAACGGGGAGGCGTCGACAAGCTCCTGGTGGAACGGGTGGACGGCAATGACATTCATGGCACCCGGTTCGCAAAGGTGCTGACCGAGGCCGGGTTCTCCGTGACGCCGCGCGGACTCAGGCTGAGGAGCTGACATGCCCGAGGGCGACACTGTGTACCGCGCTGCCAACGCACTGCGCGCAGCACTCGGGGGTCATGTCCTGACCGGCTGCGACATCCGGGTCCCGAGGTATGCCACCGTCGACTTCACCGGGCACACAGTCGACGCGGTGCGCTCCTGCGGCAAACACCTGCTGATTCGGGTGGGCGGATACTCGATCCACAGCCACCTGAAAATGGAAGGCACCTGGCAGGTCTACCCGCGCGGCGGGAAATGGAGAAGGCCGGCCTTCCAGGCACGGGCGATCCTCTCGACCGATCGATCGACCGCCGTCGGATTCGAATTGGGCGTACTGGACATCGTCGAGAACGAAGAGGACGTGGTCGGCTACCTCGGACCCGACCTGCTCGGTCCGGACTGGAATGCGAGTGCCGCAGCGGCCAATCTTCGCTCCGATCCCGACCGGTCGATCGGCCTTGCCTTGCTCGATCAACGCAACCTCGCAGGGCTCGGCAACGTCTACCGCAACGAGATCTGCTTCCTTCGCGGCATCGATCCCAGGACGCCAGTGAAAGACGCCGGCAACATCGACAAGATCGTCGACCTGTCGTCGCGGACGATCGTCGCCAACAAGGACCGAAATCAACGGGTCACCACTGGCGACAGACGAGCGGGCCGACACTTCTGGGTGTACGGGCGCGAGAACAAGCCATGCAGGCGCTGCGGGACAAGAATCGAATTCGGGATGCTGGGCGACAATCCCCTCGAGGAACGGCAGATCTATTACTGCCCGTTTTGCCAGCCGCGACCCAGCTGATTCACAGGGTCGGCGCCGATTATCGAGTGCATGATCTTCTTGGCAATACTCACTCTGGCAGTGATGGCAGTGTCGGGGTCGGTGGCCGCCACAGCGCCTCGGACTCTGGTGCGAACCCGAGAACAACAGGACGCGCTGCATCGAAGAACTACACCAGCCCGACGCGAGGCGGGATCTCTGTCGAGATGTTCGGTAAAACTGGAGGCCGGGCAATCTATGCTTTCTTCGCATGGCACCGAATATTCGGCAGTTACTGCATCGTCCTCTGCTGTCGCGTAGCCATCCACTCGAACCAGACAACGCCGCGAGCCGCATCAGCGCATATGTCTACGGAAACATCCTGGTCCTGGCCGCGTTGATCCCGTTGACGTTCCACGAGGAGCACACGTTCCAGGGCGTTGCAATCGTGCTCGGGACCGCGATCTCGACTTTCATCGCGCACGCCTTCGCAGAAGGAGTCGGACAGACGGTGCGGACGGGCGTAAATCTCTCGCGTTCCGAACGGTTGAGCGAGCTACGCAATTCGGTTCCGGTCCTCAGCGCGGCAGTGCTGCCCGCTGCTTTGTTGGGGATCGGCTGGTGGGGGCTCTTCGAGCCGGAGCTCGGTCAGATCCTCGCCGAGATCACCGTGATCGCCAGAATCGCGTCGACGAACTATGTGATCGGTCGTCTTCGCGGAGAGAAACCCACCCGCGGAACATTTTTCGGATCCCTAGCGCTCGCTGCCGCGGCCACGGTCATCGTTGCTGTCAAGATCGTTCTGACGCACTGAGTTCATGTCGCCAGCACGAAGAGCCAAGATTGCGTCTTCGAGTCGCCGACCTGCTCGATAGAAGACACCGACCAACCTGCACTATTCAATGCTGCGCGAATAGCCGGTTCGCGCCAGTAGGTGAAGTAGCGCGGCAGTTCGAGCTTCGCTGTGCTCCAGCCCGATCCGTCGCCTTCCTTGAGAGTGAAGGCGAACACGCGTGATGACCGCCTTGCTCGACGGAGCACGGAAAGGAACTCTTCCCTCGTCAGATGCAGCAGGACAGCGTTGGCGAAGATCCCGTCATACGGACCCCCGAGGTCGTCGGTCACGATATTCAACAACCGTGCATCGAACCCGTCGGCACGCATGAGGTCTACCAAACCGGGTGTCCCGTCGGTGCGTTCGACGTGAACTCCCATTCCATCCAGATGCTGGGCATCCCAACCTGGCCCACTACCAAGTTCCAGGACACGGCCACCTCTTACATGAGCAGCGAACTTCTCCATGAACACCTGTAGCTCTGCGCGGGATCGTTCCGTCCGCGCGACATACAGGTGAGCCGCGGCTTGATAGGCAGCCAGGGTCCGATCGCCGTGCGGTCCGGTGAGCGCGCTGTCGACCCCCTCGATCACTGCTCGCGCATGGGCGGCGTCGACACACTCACCGGCTCGAGGATTTCCTGACGGGCCTCCGGCGCGACCACCCGTAGAGCATCCGCCGATTCATCGTCGGGCTGCATCTGCGATTTGATCTCCGCCTCGACGCGGGCGTTGTAGGTGTCGACCTCGCGGTCGACCATTTCCGGATCCCACCCGAGGACAGGCGCGACGAGCGCCGCGACCTGACCTGCACAGTTCACGCCGCGATGGGAGTACTCGATGGAGATACGAGTTCGACGCGACAGGATGTCCTCGAGGTGCAACGCACCCTCGGCCGCAGCCGCGTACACGACCTCGACCTGCAGGTAGCTGGGTGCGTCGGTGAGAGGCTGCAGCAACTCCGGCTTGTCCTTCGCCATCGCGAGGACCTCGTCGATGAGCGAACCGTACCGGTCGAGCAGGTGTGTCACCCGGTACGGGTGCAGCCCGTACATCTCAGCGAGGTGGTGCGTCTGGTTGACGAGGGCGAAGTAGCCGTCGGCACCGACCAGTGGCACTTTCTCGGTGATCGAAGACGCGACCCTGGCCGGGATGTCCTCCGCCGCCAGATCGACCGCATCCTCGGCCATGACGCGGTAGGTGGTGTACTTGCCGCCTGCGATCGCCACCAACCCGGGCGCGACGCGTGCAACGGCATGCTCGCGAGAGAGCTTCGAAGTCTCGTCGCTCTCCCCCGCCAGCAGCGGTCGCAATCCCGCGTATACACCGTCGATGTCCTGATGAGTGAGCGGTGTCACGAGGACAGTGTTTACCTCGCCCAGGATGTAGTCGATGTCGGCTTTGGTCGCGGCCGGATGTGCGAGATCGAGCTTCCAGTCGGTGTCGGTGGTGCCGATGATCCAGTGCGCTCCCCACGGAATTATGAACAACACCGACTTCTCAGTGCGCAGGATGATCGCTGCCTCGCTCACGATGCGGTCACGCGGCACGACGATGTGCACGCCTTTCGACGCGCGAACCCGGAAGCGACCACGCTGGCTGGACAGCGCTTGAATCTCGTCGGTCCACACGCCGGTTGCATTGATGACGACGTGGCCGCGCACCTCCGTCGTCGCGCCGTTCTCCGAATCACGCACGCGCACACCGGACACCCGATCCGCTTCCCGCAGGAAGCCGACCACCTGAGACGACGTCCGCACGACAGCGCCGTAATGCGCAGCTGTCCGAGCAACGCTCATCGTGTGCCGGGCGTCGTCGACGACGGTGTCGTAGTAGCGGATCCCGCCGATCAGTGACTTTCGTTTGATCCCGGGCGACATTCGAAGAGCACCCGAGCGGGTCAAGTGCTTCTGCGCGGGAACGGACTTGGCCCCGCCCATCGTGTCGTACAGAAAGATCCCCGCAGCGATGTACGGCCGCTCCCACACGCGATGGGTCAGCGGAAAGAGGAATTTCAGCGGCTTCACCAGGTGCGGGGCCAGCGTCGACAGGGACAGTTCACGCTCGTGCAGCGCCTCCCGAACCAGGCCGAATTCGAGCTGCTCCAGGTACCGAAGACCCCCGTGAAACATCTTCGACGAACGGCTCGATGTGCCCGAGGCGAAGTCACGGGCTTCGACGAGTGCCACCTTGAGCCCGCGGGTCGCCGCGTCGAGTGCTGCTCCTGCCCCAACGACACCTCCGCCGACCACGATCAC is part of the Rhodococcus sovatensis genome and encodes:
- the glpD gene encoding glycerol-3-phosphate dehydrogenase; the encoded protein is MSNRSNTTFLGPEAREQAWERLGSEQFDVIVVGGGVVGAGAALDAATRGLKVALVEARDFASGTSSRSSKMFHGGLRYLEQLEFGLVREALHERELSLSTLAPHLVKPLKFLFPLTHRVWERPYIAAGIFLYDTMGGAKSVPAQKHLTRSGALRMSPGIKRKSLIGGIRYYDTVVDDARHTMSVARTAAHYGAVVRTSSQVVGFLREADRVSGVRVRDSENGATTEVRGHVVINATGVWTDEIQALSSQRGRFRVRASKGVHIVVPRDRIVSEAAIILRTEKSVLFIIPWGAHWIIGTTDTDWKLDLAHPAATKADIDYILGEVNTVLVTPLTHQDIDGVYAGLRPLLAGESDETSKLSREHAVARVAPGLVAIAGGKYTTYRVMAEDAVDLAAEDIPARVASSITEKVPLVGADGYFALVNQTHHLAEMYGLHPYRVTHLLDRYGSLIDEVLAMAKDKPELLQPLTDAPSYLQVEVVYAAAAEGALHLEDILSRRTRISIEYSHRGVNCAGQVAALVAPVLGWDPEMVDREVDTYNARVEAEIKSQMQPDDESADALRVVAPEARQEILEPVSVSTPPMREQ
- a CDS encoding class I SAM-dependent methyltransferase, whose product is MIEGVDSALTGPHGDRTLAAYQAAAHLYVARTERSRAELQVFMEKFAAHVRGGRVLELGSGPGWDAQHLDGMGVHVERTDGTPGLVDLMRADGFDARLLNIVTDDLGGPYDGIFANAVLLHLTREEFLSVLRRARRSSRVFAFTLKEGDGSGWSTAKLELPRYFTYWREPAIRAALNSAGWSVSSIEQVGDSKTQSWLFVLAT
- a CDS encoding ATP-dependent helicase, whose translation is MARKRVTEQQNGTGLSKFSPATQEWFGGAFHSPTSAQVGAWDAISSGRHTLVVAPTGSGKTLSAFLWSIDQLASRDQEDRERKTKVLYISPLKALAVDVERNLRAPLVGITQTAKRLGLAPPDISVGVRSGDTSPADRRSMIKTPPDILITTPESLFLMLTSAARESLTLVDTVIVDEVHAVAGTKRGSHLALSLERLDLMLPKPAQRIGLSATVRPHEEVGRFLTGVAPIEIVAPPAPKTFDLSVQVPVEDMTELGVKELPDGDATAAPQQGSIWPHVEEKMVDLILEHKSCIVFANSRRLAERLTARLNEVHSERLGEGVETVHGPPSQLGGSSEVGHGADPLLARAHHGSVSKDQRALIEDDLKTGRLRCVVATSSLELGIDMGAVDLVVQVEAPPSVASGLQRVGRAGHQVGEISKGVLFPKHRTDLIHCAVTVERMTAGKIESLFVPANPLDILAQQTVAACALEPIDVHDWFDAVRRTGSFATLPRSAYESTLDLLAGRYPSDEFAELRPRLVWDRDANTLTGRPGAQRLAVTSGGSIPDRGLFTVYMVGEKASRVGELDEEMVYESRVGDVFALGATSWRIEEITHDRVLVSPAYGQPGRLPFWHGDGLGRPAELGRALGEFLRSTSEREPLAQRLSGDGLDPNAVANLIALLDEQNTATGQLPTDRTMIVERFRDELGDWRLVLHSTYGQQVHAPWALAIGARLIERYGIDAAPTASDDGIIVRLPDTEDHPPGADLFVFDKDEIADIVTEQVGGSALFASRFRECAARALLLPRRNPGKRAPLWQQRQRAAQLLDVARKYPTFPILLETVRECLQDVYDLPALEEILAQIGRRQIRIVEVETASPSPFANSLVFSYVGAFMYEGDSPLAERRVQALSLDSTLLAELLGRVELRELLDQSVIEITESELQRLAPDRRAKDIEGVADLLRMLGPLTVDEVAARTNGDESQLWLTELASARRALEVSFAGHTWWAAIEDASRLRDALGVPLPIGTPAAFIEPVDDPLTDLVSRFARTHGPFAVTDLATRFGLGTAVAKSALAALGADKRVVEGEFRPEKTGSEWCDAEVLRRIRRRSLAAARQEIEPVATSTLGRFLPAWQHVDSRQLSGIDGVATIVEQLSGVPIPASAWEPLVLASRVRDYSPAMLDELTSTGEVMWSGHGSITSKDGWVCLHMADTAPLTLAPPAESDLSELQLRVLDAVSTGGAYFFRQLADTVGSTDDESLHAALWELVWAGRLSNDTFAPLRALLNATTRSAPSHRAPRRTPRLRSYRRLERPTLPTRTGPPTAGGRWSRLPELEPDATVRAHATADVLLERYGVVTRGSVMNEGVPGGFATMYKVLTTFEDSGRSRRGYFVDSLGGAQFSTSEVVDRLRTYEEREKTGAVVLAACDPANPYGAALTWPKRVSDEEIKHRPGRKAGALVVLHEGELAMYVERGGKTVLTFSDDDAVTATAARALAATVKRGGVDKLLVERVDGNDIHGTRFAKVLTEAGFSVTPRGLRLRS
- a CDS encoding DNA-formamidopyrimidine glycosylase family protein, whose protein sequence is MPEGDTVYRAANALRAALGGHVLTGCDIRVPRYATVDFTGHTVDAVRSCGKHLLIRVGGYSIHSHLKMEGTWQVYPRGGKWRRPAFQARAILSTDRSTAVGFELGVLDIVENEEDVVGYLGPDLLGPDWNASAAAANLRSDPDRSIGLALLDQRNLAGLGNVYRNEICFLRGIDPRTPVKDAGNIDKIVDLSSRTIVANKDRNQRVTTGDRRAGRHFWVYGRENKPCRRCGTRIEFGMLGDNPLEERQIYYCPFCQPRPS